The sequence AATACAAAATTGTGAACTTGGAAAAAAGAGGTCCAGTAGATCATTCAGAAGTTTATTCATTATTAAATCGTTCATCAATTGCTGGAATAACAAATACCAGTACAAAATCCAAATCATGCACAATTGTAGTTTTGGATTCTGAAACTCAAAAACTGGTTGCAAATACAACGAGTGATCTAAATGGTCAATTCATAATTCCCGATCTCCCTAATGGACAATACACTCTAATTGCAGTCAATGAAACTCCAATGGGAACTTCAATAATTCCATATAACAAGGAGCTTAATCTGGAAATTAATAATTCTGATGAATACAAAATTGTGAACTTGGAAAAAAGAGGTCCAGTAGATCATTCAGAAGTTTATTCATTATTAAATCGTTCATCAATTGCTGGAATAACAAATACCAGTACAAAATCCAAATCATGCACAATTGTTCTGCTTAAAGAAAAGGGACAAATCTCTCTACCGATTGCTAATTTCTCAATCAATACAACATACGGTGACTGCCCCTTAGATGTTCAATTCAACGATCTCTCAGAAAACGCAACCTCGTGGTACTGGGATTTCGGTGACAACTTCACTTCTACAGAACAAAATCCTGTACACACATATAACAGTGTTGGATTCTTCAATGTAAAACTTACTGCGACCAACCCTAAAGGAAGTGACATTGAAAGGAAGATCAGCCTGATCACAAGCAATTTGCCAGAGGAAAACAAGACCAAAAACGTCCTTTTCCTTGTTCTTGGCGCTGAAGAGACCTACATGACAAAGCAGGCTGTTAAAGATATGGCCATGGAAGACTATGTCGATGTTTATGGCAGCTATCGTGAAAATAGAGTGGAGATCTTCTACACACCATTTAATGATAGCATCGACATGAGCAAGTATGACGTTGTTTTCATCAGCTGGAAAGGAGGCATGAGTTTCCTGGGTGCAAACCTCAAACCACAGGTTCAGGAAATGATCAGTGAAACAAATCCGGGAACCTTTGTGTATGACCACAATTATGACCTTGAAGAGTTCAGCAACATAAATTATGTGAATCATACAGAACATCCATATCTTGAAGATTACTGGATGGAACAGTATGACAACAATATCGTTCGCCTGATCACCTACCTTTCAGTGGTTGACCTTTCAGAGCCCTTCACAAATTATACAGGACCTATCAAGATAGAAGAACCATCAATAACCCCAACCACTGGGATCGTCCACCCGGATGCAGGATACGAAATATTCGAAGACCTGGATTCTTACCTGGAGTGGTACTCTGATGATGACGGAAAACATCATGTATACAATCCTGACAACTACACCGTTGGCGTAACGTTCTTTGAAGGCCATGACGGCGACCTGTGTGACGGTGTTACCGAAGCACTTATCGAAGAGCTGGAATCAAGAGGCATCAACGTAATACCTGCATTCCGCCCCAGTGTAATTTATGACATGGATGATGCTGAATCGTATTTCAAAGCTGACAATGAATGGAAGGTCAATGCATTCATTGATGTGGGAATGGGCGTATCAAGCATGTCCTCTTACGTATGGCAGACTGAAGCTCTTCAGGAGATGGAAGTCCCTGTGATCAATGGTATCCAGTATCAGGGTACTATCAAGGAATGGGAAGAATCCGTCAGCGGACAAGATGGAAGATTCCAGTATCAGATTCCTATCATGGAGATTGGTGGTGAGATCGAATCCATTGTCATAGGAGGAAAAGAATATAATGAGGAAATGGATGCCTGGACCTTCCAACCAATAGATTATCAGATGAAATGGATGGTAGACCGTACGGTTCGCTGGATGGATCTGCAGCACATTAAAAACGAAGACAAAAGAGTTGCCATAATCTACTATAACCACGGCAAACAGGGTGCTTTAGTAGCTGCAAATCTTGATGTTGCACCAAGTATACCTAATCTTCTAAGTGCAATGAACGAATCAGGTTACGATCTGGATGGAATGAACCTCAATAGATCTGAATTCCTTGAACTTGTGCTCCAGCAGGGCAGGAATATCGGAGTTTGGGCTCCTGGTGAACTTGAATACATGGTAGAGAACTATGAAGTGGAACTTCTGCCTGTGGAAACATATCAGGAATGGTTCGATGAACTTGAACCTGCTGCACGCCAGAGTGTAATTGATACATGGGGCGAAGCTCCGGGTCAGGGAATGGTCTATGAAAATGAATCCGGCCAGTACTTTGTGTTCCCGAAGATCGAAGTTGGAAATGTGCTCATTGCACCACAACCCCCACGAGGCCTTACAATAAATGATACAATGCTGTATCACGACCAATCAGTTCCACCATCACACAACTACATTGCTTTCTACCTGTGGCTGAACAAGGAACAGGCTGAAGGAGGTTTCGATACTGATGCTGTCGTACATTTCGGAAGACACGGTACACAGGAATGGCTGGACGGTAAAGGAGTTGGGCTCTCTGTCAAAGAATGCTGGCCAGCTCTCCTGATACAGGATATGCCTGTTGTTTACCTCTATGATGTCGGAGGTATCGGAGAAGGCATAACCGCAAAGAGAAGAGGTAATGCAGTGATGATAGACCATCTTACTGCACCTATAGTCAATTCAGGACTTTACGGAAACTTAACTCAGCTTCATGATGCAATGCATAATTATGAAGAAGGTGAAGGTTCTTCTAAACAGACATATAAAAACTCCATAATTAACTACTACGAAGATCTTAATTTTGAGCAGGATCTGGATGTTTCACCCGAAGAACTTTCCGCAATGGATAACGACACATTTGACAATTTCATTCTCTATGGTCCGGTACACGACTATCTGCACGAGATATCATCTTCATATATGCCTTATGGTCTTCACATACTTGGCGAAGATATGAGCGATGAAGGTCTCGTTGCAATGGTCAAATCAATGCTTGGAAACGACTTCAGGGAACATGTCAATGCAACAGGCCTCTGCGAAGATCCTGATGAATTGAGTCCTGCACACTCTCCAAATGCTCTTGATGCTTTGCTTGAAGATGTTGTGGTGAATGGAAACAATTCAATGGATGTTGTTATTGATGTTTTCAACATTGACTATTCATCCGGTCAGTATTATTCAAATGTAACATCAAATGACTCCGGAGCTTACGACATCAAATTTGTAAAAGATGGTAAATACACAGTCTATGCATTCAAAGAAGTTGCAGATGGATGGTTAACCGGAAGTGAATACATCACTGCTGAAGGCGGAAA comes from Methanococcoides sp. AM1 and encodes:
- a CDS encoding cobaltochelatase subunit CobN; this encodes MEKRGPVDHSEVYSLLNRSSIAGITNTSTKSKSCTIVLLKEKGQISLPIANFSINTTYGDCPLDVQFNDLSENATSWYWDFGDNFTSTEQNPVHTYNSVGFFNVKLTATNPKGSDIERKISLITSNLPEENKTKNVLFLVLGAEETYMTKQAVKDMAMEDYVDVYGSYRENRVEIFYTPFNDSIDMSKYDVVFISWKGGMSFLGANLKPQVQEMISETNPGTFVYDHNYDLEEFSNINYVNHTEHPYLEDYWMEQYDNNIVRLITYLSVVDLSEPFTNYTGPIKIEEPSITPTTGIVHPDAGYEIFEDLDSYLEWYSDDDGKHHVYNPDNYTVGVTFFEGHDGDLCDGVTEALIEELESRGINVIPAFRPSVIYDMDDAESYFKADNEWKVNAFIDVGMGVSSMSSYVWQTEALQEMEVPVINGIQYQGTIKEWEESVSGQDGRFQYQIPIMEIGGEIESIVIGGKEYNEEMDAWTFQPIDYQMKWMVDRTVRWMDLQHIKNEDKRVAIIYYNHGKQGALVAANLDVAPSIPNLLSAMNESGYDLDGMNLNRSEFLELVLQQGRNIGVWAPGELEYMVENYEVELLPVETYQEWFDELEPAARQSVIDTWGEAPGQGMVYENESGQYFVFPKIEVGNVLIAPQPPRGLTINDTMLYHDQSVPPSHNYIAFYLWLNKEQAEGGFDTDAVVHFGRHGTQEWLDGKGVGLSVKECWPALLIQDMPVVYLYDVGGIGEGITAKRRGNAVMIDHLTAPIVNSGLYGNLTQLHDAMHNYEEGEGSSKQTYKNSIINYYEDLNFEQDLDVSPEELSAMDNDTFDNFILYGPVHDYLHEISSSYMPYGLHILGEDMSDEGLVAMVKSMLGNDFREHVNATGLCEDPDELSPAHSPNALDALLEDVVVNGNNSMDVVIDVFNIDYSSGQYYSNVTSNDSGAYDIKFVKDGKYTVYAFKEVADGWLTGSEYITAEGGKAIPDININLSKNGTGTTNQELEYVLDLMEANPQVEVSGSVEIFGRAQYSAMSSLYAKNTTKLLLQQDGKIIDMQQSDSTGNYTFTGVCDGEYDITALYYSEGRDNWYLTTENIEINSTESSKANLDLVMYKDNDAGVIVNSLLGEVSGICQDQTQIAEPDCTVVIIRRLTDEQLTVVNDLYSAIDYSNALKASTQAELDSMINALDGKYIPPALGDDPTRSPDEVLPTGKNFFAFNPNIVPTKESWEMGKELVDQFLEEWKANHDGEYPEKVGFVMWSSESMRHKGVMEAEIMYLLGVEPDYSSSGKVEGVKLIPEAELGRPRIDVVVTTTGVYRDNWKWQIQLMDRAVRLAAEAESTTYDNYVKEHSDTIYDALIATGSYTSSDARDLSKCRIFGPDDGSWGIGGLTNAVDASGSWTEEEKLANLYINSMSYAYGDNIWAFKDTEVFKNALADTEAVLFSRSGNSGRGSSSVIFDHTYEFFGGFGMAVRNVSGDTPEMFIVNLKDPNQAMTETLGAFLARDLRSTYWNPTWIEGMMQHGYVGASELDRMLEDFWGLNVMLPDEVTADMWNEMYTVYMEDKYGLGLDDWFEAENPWAEQSMQARMIEAIRKGYWDASDEVLQSLVSEYAESMVRNGVTCCHHTCGNIMFDDYVQGIMSVPGVVSQETIDKYNELMQDATHRYPETSSHKSSSNTPSANIVNSTSTSNDAAGYGTATEQASAVDDNYVEGYEMKKESSSEENASSSGFSGSDVIATAVVLVAVGTIIYGFRRQRL